TGAACCTGGCGCCGGAGGGGCTGGTGAGTTGAGATGAGGGAAGGAAGGAGCTCTTTCTTTAGATTTCTTCTTCTTCTCGGAGGGGGAACGGGAATCGTTTTCCTCGTAATAGGTTTCCTCCTTTTTCCCTCCTTAAAGATGGGTTTGGTTAAGGCGGAGCTTTCCCGGGCAGAGGGAATGGCGAAGGCAGTAACCCTCTTTGCCCCCCTTAACTCTGATGCAGAGCTTGGGGATATCGCTGCGAGACTTCGCTTAAGGCTCGGGGTAAAGGATTTAAGTCTCTCCCTTATCGATAAAGCTTCTCCTTCTTCCTTTAAGGAGGTAGGAGACGGAAGGTATCGTTTTCAGGCATCTTCCCCGGTATCATCCAGGGAGGGTGTTTTTCTTCTCCTTAGCTACGAGCGGGATCTCTCTCCACTGTTTTCTCCCCTCTTTAGGAGGTTGGTGTTTCTCCTTATTACAGGTTTTCTCCTCATCTCAGGGGGTGGAGGGTTGGTCCTCTTTTTCCTCCTCTCCCCGGTGATCGAGATGAGGAAGCGGCTCTCGCTGTTCTGTGATGAGCTTCTCCATTCCCCCTTACCCGAGGGTGGTTCCCAATATCCGTTCCCAGAGGTGGAGGAGATCATCTCCTCTCTTTCCCCGCGAGGCGGTGCTTCTGCTTCCTCTATCGAGATTGACGATCCGGTTGCCAAAGTGGAGGAGGAGGTTCGGGAGCTTACCTCCCACTGGGAGCGGTTCTCTTCCTCTCTCGAGGAATGGGATAACCGTCTCTATAGGCTCTCCCAGGTAGTGGAGGGGATCGCCTCCCTCCTTGACCAGCTGGGGGTTGGATTGAGCAAAGGGGAGGATTTCTTCTCCTTCTTCGATGGGGAATCGAAGGAACTCATCGCCCATTCTGAAGAGGTGGAGGCATCCCTTAGCGTTATGGAGGGGTATATCAGGGATATATCGGAGCTCTCCCGGGGGTTAGCCAAGGCAGTTGAGGAGACGCAGGCATCGATGGCAAGGATGCTCTTTTCCATCCAGCTCATAGAGAGCAACGCCAAGAAGTCGAGCGAGCTCTCAGCCCGGGTTGAGGAGGATGTGGAGTTGGGCAAGAAGGCGGTTAGCAAGACGATAGAGAGTATGGAGCGGATAAACCGGGCAGTAGCCCAGGCATCGGAGGTTATCAAGAAACTTGGGGCGCGCTCGGTCGAGATCGGGGAGATACTCAATGTGATCGAGGATGTGGCGGAGCAGACCAACCTCCTTGCGGTAAACGCCTCGATAATTGCTGCCCAGGCAGGGGAGCAGGGAAAGGGCTTCGCTGTGGTTGCTGATGAGATAAGGGACCTTGCCTCTCGTACCTCCTCTTCAGCCAAGGATATCGCCAAGTTGATAGCCAGCGTCCAGCGAGAATCGGCGGAGGCGGTGAGATCGATGGAGGAGGGTTCCATAACGGTGGAGGAGGGGGTGAAGCTTTCTCGGGAGGCGGGGAATATCTTCGAGAGGATACTTGAAGGGACGAAGGAGTCCACCTCAATGATGCAGAAGATAGCGGAGGCTACCGTAGAGCAAACGGATAACGGCAATCGGATGATGGAGGCGATAAAAGAGGTAGAGGGGATGATCGATCGGGTCATCCGAGCGGCGGAGGACTATATCTCCCGCATTCCCAGCGTAAGTCAAGGGGTGGGAAGCCTCAATCGGTTAGGGGAGAAGCTCTCCTCAACCTCTTCCTCCTTTGCCATCGAGGTGAGAGGTTTGTTGAAGCTCCTTTCCCAACTTAAGGATCAGGTTTCTCTTGCCAGGAGGGAGACGAGGGAGGAAGAGAAGTGGCGGGAGAAGTTGGAGGAACTGCTGAGTAGGGTAAAGGAGAGGGGGGAGAAACTGACCAAGTTCCTTGCTGAAGGAAGTGAGCTGGGAAAAAGGATTAAGGAGGAGTTTTTGGTGAACGGTGCCCATTCCTTGGGGAAGCTTAAGGATACCTTAAACACCCTCAAGGAGAGGTATGAAGAGCAACAGAGGGTACTGTCGGAGTACTATAGGATATATAGTGAGCTTTGTTCTCAGCTTAGGGATAGGAGGAGGTAATTCTTCAATTATTTATAAGGATTGGGAGGGCAGATGGCAGAGGAAGGGAAGGACAATGTGATAGAGAAGGGAAGGGAGATCCTTCGCATCCTTGAGGAGAGCAAGGAGTTTACCAGACGGCTCCTCAAGGAGAACGAACGGCTCCGCTTCCAGAATGTATCTTTAGCCAAGAAGGTCGAGGAGCTTACCAGGAGAGGTTCGAAGGAGGTTCTCGCCCCCTATCTGGAGGAGATAGATCGGCTGAAGAAGGAGCTTGCTGACCTCAGGGATAAATACGCTGAAGTGGAGCGGGAGAATATGGACTTCGCTCAGAAATATATCGAGGTTGAGGAGCAGAATAACAATTTAGCCAATCTCTATATCGCGAGTTATCAGCTTCATTCCACCCTCGATTTCAAAGAGGTGGTTCAGATAATCTGCGAGATAGTGATCAACTTGATCGGGGCAGAGGTTTTCACCATCTTTCTCTTCGACGAGAAGAGAAAGGAGCTCGGGGGGGTGGCTGGTGAGGGCCGTCCCTCCGATATAGGACGTTATGTTCCTTTAGGCGAAGGGGTTATCGGTTGGACGGCGGAGAAGGGGGAGATATTCATCCTTGAGACCCCGGAGGAGATCGAGGCAGCAGGAGGAGAGAGGCCCATTGCCTGTATTCCCCTCAAGATAAAGAAACGGCTCATTGGGGTCATCGTTGTCTACAAGCTCTTCGTCCAGAAGAGAAAGGGGTTTACCCCGATGGATAGGGAGCTTTTCTCTCTTCTCGCCGGTCATGCGGCAACCGCCCTTTATTCGGCAAAGCTTTATTCCAGTATGGAGAGAAAGTTAAACACCATAGAAAGCTTTATGGAGCTTTTGGCCTCAAAGCAGCCGGAGTGAGGAGATGGGAAGGGAAGTAAGGATATTGGTAGTTGAGGATTCTGCCACAGTGAGAAGATTGATTGAGTTTCATCTGAAAAAAATACCTGGGGTAGAGTTGGAGGAGGCGGAAGATGGCCTTGTAGCTATGGAAAAGCTTTCCTCAGATAGATATGACCTGGTGATAACCGATATCCTTATGCCCCGGATGGATGGGCTAAAGTTGGTCAATTATATCCGTTCCAATGAGAAGTTGAAGAAACTTCCGATATTGATCCTCACCACCAAAGGAGGGGATGAGGATAGGAAGAAGGGAATGGAGCTCGGGGCTAATGCCTATGTGGCTAAGCCGATCGATCCCCGGGAGTTTATGGAAGCGGTCCTTAGGTTGCTGGAGTAAGGAGGGAAGAGGAGGAATGAGCCTGGTTGGCAGTTTAGAGGATCTCCCGATCCCCGATATCCTTCAGTTGGTCAACCTTTCGGGAAGAACGGGCATCCTCGAGGTGAGGAACTCCTTAGGGAAGCATCTCCTTGCCTTTAGTAAGGGGAAACTGGTCTACGCCTCATCCGACGCCATTCGGATCAATCTTCCCGATCTGCTGGTGGAGATGGGGAAGGTGGAGCGGGGAAGGTTAGGGGAGATCCTCGTTCGGGTGAGCGATGGTGAGGGAGATTTGGTCTCCCTTCTGATAGCCGAAGGGGTGGTTTCTCCTGAGGTGATATCCCAAGTGGCAAAGGAGTACTTCCGGGCGGTCATCCAGAACATCACCAACTCCGGTGAGGGTGAGTTTTCCTTTTCCCTGGAGAAGGAGCTTTCGCCGGAGAGACTGGGTTATGAACCGGGCGAGATCCTTCTTCCCGATGGTTTCTCCCCCCAACACCTGCTCCTTGAGGAAGCGAGGGCAGAGGATGAGCGTTCAGAGGGGCTGAGCAATGCCCGTACCCTTGCCCGTGAGTTCTTCATTCGAGGAGGAGAAAGAGAGGTGGTACGGCTTTCGCAAAAGGAAGAGACAAAGGAAGGGGTGGCGGTGTTGGCGAGGAAGAGGGTTTCTCCGGAGGAGTTGGTAGACCTCAGGGAATTCCTCGCTGAGGAGAAGGGAAAAAGAAAGGTTGGGGAGAGGGAGAGACATTTAGTGCTGGTGGAGGAGGACCCAACCTCAAGGAGGTGGATAGGGGATTACTTGAAGAAGCAGAGGTTCATTGTCCATGCGGTGGATTCCGTCTCTCTCGCCTACGAGTTGGTGAAGAGGTTGCTCTCCGAGGATAAGGATTTGGTTTTGATCAGCGACCTGATAATCCCTTCGTTTGAGCGGGATGGTTATCTCGGGGGGCTCGATCTCCTTGAGAGGATGAAGGAGGAGAATCTCGATGTGCCGGTGATAATAATGACCGAGCACCTCGATGTCAATGTGAGGCATAAGGCTTACCTTCTCGGCGCTACCAATTACCTCTTTAAGCCAAGTGCCCTCGATGCCCCTTTCGATCAGCGGGAATACCTCTATGTCCAATTCGCTGAGGAACTCTCCTGCATTTTGAGGCGTCTCTTCGATACCTTGAGCAAGGCGAAATCCCCTTTATCTCCCTCAGCCATAAAGGGAAACGAAGGAGCGATAAGGAGGCAGATAAGGATATTGAAGGAGATGGTTGAGGAGCTGAAACAGCCGGAGAGCTCCTCCCAGATCTCCCTCCTTGCCCTCCGCATCGCCTCCGAGGTATTGGAGCGAGCTTTCCTCTTCCTCGTCAAGGCGAAGGAATATGTTGGTGTCGGGGGGTTTGGGTTGAAGAGGATGGCGGCGATGAACGAAAGGCTTCGTCGCATCAGGATTCCTCTGTTTGAGAACTCCGTCTTTGATATCCTTTTGAAGACCAAGAGGACATACAAAGGGGAACTCCCCGATACCAAGTGGAATCGCTACCTTATCTCTGAGCTCGAAGGGGTAAAACCGAAGGAGGTGGTTGCTGTCCCTATCCTGAGTAAGGGGAAGGTGGTAGCCGTCCTTTATGGGGATAACGGGGAGGGGGGAAAGCCGATAGAGAATATTGAAGGAATAGAGATATTTATGAGCCAGGTGGGCATCGCCTTTGAGAACGCCCTCTTGGAGCGAAAATTAAAAGCACTCCTTTCGTCAAGGGGATGAGTAAGTAATCGCAATTTAAAGGGGGAAATGATGGAGAAGAAGGGATTTAGTAGTTGGTACTTCAATCTTCCCATATACAGAAAGATCGTCTATCTCCTCATAGTCATTCTGCTCATCTCCTCCGTCCCCGCGGTGATCTACTCCTATAGTCGGATGAAGAGGAACTTTCAGGCAATGTTCGAGGAGAAAGGGGCTACCCTGGCGCGGATGATCGCCTATCAAGGGGGATATCCAGTAGCAATTGGTGATGAGGATACCCTTTACAACATCATCGAAGCAGCTATTGGCTGGAGGGAGAAGTTTTCCTCGGGGATTAGAGAAGGAAAGGTGAATATGGCGAAGGCAGCAGCGCGGGTGGCTAAGGAGAGCGACATACTTTACATTATCATCTACGATGTGGATGGCAAGATCCTTGCCGCTTATAACGAGAAGGCGAGAAAACTTCCTAAGGACATCGAGGCTAAGGCGGTCAAGGTAGAGAAGCTCTCCACCTTCTTTCTTCCCCGGGGAAAGGTCATCCACACCGTAAGCCCCATCTAACTTCTCCAAATGGCTACTGGCTCAGCGGAGGCGTTACTCGGCGGAGGTGGGGGAACCCTGAGACGGCGAAAAGTGGGGATGGTAGAGGTAGGGATTTCCACCGCCAATCTCAGTTCCTATCTCTCTGCGGTGATAAGGTCCTCCGCTTTTTACTATCTCATCGCTGCTGCCATCGGGGTAGCGCTGGCTGCCTTTGTTAGCCGGATAATCACCAAGCCCTTGGCGATTATGGTGGAAAGGCTAAGGGAGATCGCAAAGGGGAAGGGCGATCTCACGGAGAGGCTCGAGGTGACCTCGAGGGATGAGGTAGGGCAATTGGCGGATAGCTTCAATCAATTCGTTTCCTTTATGGCTCAAACGATAGCCACCATCCAACAAACCGCCTCCAAGGTGGCCACCACCTCCGAGGAGCTTTCCGCCTCTGCTGAGGAGCTCAACGCCTCTGCTGAGGAGATCTCCTCGATAATCCAGCAGATCTCCCAGGGTTCAATCAGACAGGCGAAGGGGACCAAGGGGACCAATGAGCTCTCGGAAGCGATTTCCCATTCGGCGGAGGAAATACTGAGAAGGGCTAAAGAGAACTGGGATACCGCCTCCCAGGTGAAGGCGATGGCGGGAAAGGGGTTGGCTTCAGCGGAGGAGGTGACGGAGCGGATCGGTCGGATCTCGGAGGTGGTTTCCGAAACGGAGCGACAGATTGATGAGCTGAACCAGAAGTCGGCAGGAATAGAGAAGGCGG
This window of the Acidobacteriota bacterium genome carries:
- a CDS encoding methyl-accepting chemotaxis protein yields the protein MATGSAEALLGGGGGTLRRRKVGMVEVGISTANLSSYLSAVIRSSAFYYLIAAAIGVALAAFVSRIITKPLAIMVERLREIAKGKGDLTERLEVTSRDEVGQLADSFNQFVSFMAQTIATIQQTASKVATTSEELSASAEELNASAEEISSIIQQISQGSIRQAKGTKGTNELSEAISHSAEEILRRAKENWDTASQVKAMAGKGLASAEEVTERIGRISEVVSETERQIDELNQKSAGIEKAVERITSIANQTNLLSLNAAIEASRAGEYGRGFAVVAEEVRKLAEDTAGYAEEIRDMIEAIREATHNVVMSMSRVTEEVSQGRGVILNTSALIKEITSRIERAAQGIEDILERAKSQTEEMRRLLMNTEEIAKVAEENAANAEEIAASIEEQTASTEEMSASAQELSTAAEELKRLVETFKVEQQ
- a CDS encoding response regulator, with the translated sequence MGREVRILVVEDSATVRRLIEFHLKKIPGVELEEAEDGLVAMEKLSSDRYDLVITDILMPRMDGLKLVNYIRSNEKLKKLPILILTTKGGDEDRKKGMELGANAYVAKPIDPREFMEAVLRLLE
- a CDS encoding GAF domain-containing protein, which codes for MAEEGKDNVIEKGREILRILEESKEFTRRLLKENERLRFQNVSLAKKVEELTRRGSKEVLAPYLEEIDRLKKELADLRDKYAEVERENMDFAQKYIEVEEQNNNLANLYIASYQLHSTLDFKEVVQIICEIVINLIGAEVFTIFLFDEKRKELGGVAGEGRPSDIGRYVPLGEGVIGWTAEKGEIFILETPEEIEAAGGERPIACIPLKIKKRLIGVIVVYKLFVQKRKGFTPMDRELFSLLAGHAATALYSAKLYSSMERKLNTIESFMELLASKQPE
- a CDS encoding DUF4388 domain-containing protein → MSLVGSLEDLPIPDILQLVNLSGRTGILEVRNSLGKHLLAFSKGKLVYASSDAIRINLPDLLVEMGKVERGRLGEILVRVSDGEGDLVSLLIAEGVVSPEVISQVAKEYFRAVIQNITNSGEGEFSFSLEKELSPERLGYEPGEILLPDGFSPQHLLLEEARAEDERSEGLSNARTLAREFFIRGGEREVVRLSQKEETKEGVAVLARKRVSPEELVDLREFLAEEKGKRKVGERERHLVLVEEDPTSRRWIGDYLKKQRFIVHAVDSVSLAYELVKRLLSEDKDLVLISDLIIPSFERDGYLGGLDLLERMKEENLDVPVIIMTEHLDVNVRHKAYLLGATNYLFKPSALDAPFDQREYLYVQFAEELSCILRRLFDTLSKAKSPLSPSAIKGNEGAIRRQIRILKEMVEELKQPESSSQISLLALRIASEVLERAFLFLVKAKEYVGVGGFGLKRMAAMNERLRRIRIPLFENSVFDILLKTKRTYKGELPDTKWNRYLISELEGVKPKEVVAVPILSKGKVVAVLYGDNGEGGKPIENIEGIEIFMSQVGIAFENALLERKLKALLSSRG